A stretch of the Chelonoidis abingdonii isolate Lonesome George chromosome 11, CheloAbing_2.0, whole genome shotgun sequence genome encodes the following:
- the SYT3 gene encoding synaptotagmin-3 gives MSGDYEEDVCRGALTLLKELCFSLRALEQHEKCLEFTDLLRNRGHPPPTDSDISVSLLSVIVTFCGIVLLGVSLFVSWKLCWIPWRDKGTSPAPRKDHALHGHLHHSPYGDLLVERVELGPEMPERSYLDMDSYPEATLKLSQTSPDLPVEGQVVPKEGGGLPNAHSHQQVATLAPAPRYNTLPRPLTQQLSSPEVVGHGGEDKPEQATSIGQIKPELYKQRAGEAEHRKAEGPPCGRICFALRYAYASEQLVVKILRALDLPAKDANGFSDPYVKMYLLPDRKKKFQTKVHRKTLNPIFNETFNFNVPFAELPGRKLHFSVYDFDRFSRHDLIGQVVLDNLLEMAERDEEAPIWRDILEGSSEKADLGEVNFSLCYLPTAGRLTVTIIRASNLKAMDLTGFSDPYVKASLMCEGRRLKKRKTSIKKNTLNPSYNEALVFDIPHESAEHVSLTITVMDYDCIGHNEVIGMCRVGSDAEGPGREHWAEMLANPRKPIEHWHQLVEEKTLNSYISKSAQRDKPSIVVQSVPSD, from the exons ATGTCAGGTGACTACGAGGAGGACGTGTGTCGCGGTGCGCTCACCCTGCTCAaggagctctgcttctccctgcgGGCACTGGAGCAACACGAGAAATGCCTGGAGTTCACCGACCTGCTGCGTAACCGGGGGCATCCCCCGCCCACTGACTCGG ACATCTCCGTCAGCCTGCTCTCCGTCATCGTCACCTTCTGCGGCATTGTGCTGCTCGGCGTCTCGCTCTTCGTCTCTTGGAAGCTCTGCTGGATCCCCTGGCGGGACAAGGGGACCTCGCCGGCGCCGCGCAAGGACCACGCCCTCCACGGCCACCTGCACCACTCGCCCTACGGTGACCTGCTGGTGGAGCGGGTCGAGCTGGGCCCTGAGATGCCCGAACGCTCCTACCTCGACATGGACTCCTACCCCGAGGCCACCCTCAAGCTGAGCCAGACCTCGCCCGACCTGCCGGTGGAGGGGCAGGTGGTCCCTAAGGAGGGCGGCGGTTTGCCCAACGCACACTCCCACCAGCAGGTGGCCACCCTGGCGCCCGCCCCCAG GTACAACACCCTGCCGCGCCCCTTGACCCAGCAGCTCTCCAGCCCGGAGGTGGTCGGCCACGGTGGGGAGGACAAGCCAGAGCAGGCCACCAGCATCGGTCAGATCAAGCCGGAGCTGTACAAGCAGCGGGCGGGCGAGGCGGAGCATCGTAAGGCGGAGGGTCCTCCCTGTGGGCGCATCTGCTTCGCCCTGCGCTACGCCTACGCCTCGGAGCAGCTGGTGGTGAAGATCCTGCGGGCGCTGGACCTGCCGGCCAAGGACGCCAACGGCTTCTCCGACCCCTATGTCAAGATGTACTTGCTGCCCGACCGCAAGAAGAAGTTCCAGACCAAGGTGCACCGCAAGACGCTCAACCCCATCTTCAACGAGACCTTCAACTTCAACGTCCCCTTCGCCGAGCTGCCGGGACGCAAGCTGCACTTCAGCGTCTACGACTTTGACCGCTTCTCCCGCCACGACCTCATCGGGCAGGTGGTGCTGGACAACTTGCTGGAGATGGCGGAGCGGGATGAGGAGGCGCCCATCTGGAGGGATATCCTGGAGGGCAGCTCG gagAAGGCCGACCTGGGGGAGGTGAATTTCTCCCTCTGTTACCTGCCCACCGCCGGCCGCCTGACCGTGACCATCATCCGGGCCTCCAACCTCAAAGCCATGGACCTGACCGGCTTCTCAG acccctaCGTCAAGGCCTCGCTCATGTGCGAGGGGCGGCGGCTGAAGAAGCGCAAGACGTCCATCAAGAAGAACACCCTGAACCCCAGCTACAACGAGGCCCTCGTCTTCGACATCCCGCACGAGAGCGCCGAGCACGTCAGCCTCACCATCACTGTCATGGACTACGACTG CATCGGGCACAATGAGGTGATCGGGATGTGCCGGGTGGGGAGCGATGCCGAGGGTCCAGGCCGGGAGCACTGGGCTGAGATGTTGGCCAATCCCCGCAAACCCATCGAGCACTGGCACCAGTTGGTGGAG GAGAAAACCCTCAACAGCTACATCTCCAAGAGCGCCCAGCGCGACAAGCCCAGCATCGTAGTGCAGAGTGTCCCATCGGACTAG